The Anoplolepis gracilipes chromosome 14, ASM4749672v1, whole genome shotgun sequence genome includes a window with the following:
- the LOC140673591 gene encoding uncharacterized protein yields the protein MADASSSDTTSDCCNECFSDITSEKSEFVVVGRKPCPSHRRSKRNFLQKLRIREIRGCLSAHNYAPEERLFTTVPKWRHLSLLHIIPKSALEAGHIVMGLTQCGQFLLTYTYMVEVNSNTSLFKYLLHWWAFTPNRVARKVAEVTLFGNYSIYRELSIVISQWPMERNKLVIHGLCTNFLHLQSTDRAYLTVTTVPSLENCKDCLKVAASYEEEGEELAANWDCCVRCNCLQHGLTVHTTYEVISPYPKFRAKVCLNYWNHVVVNTGNFLHVLRVDLNIPKSKNQKTCEKANTSDSIVPDTIPLDMSDVEETDYSTRTERYESSDEKMGTLECPLDRSPKCDSSLEHDFLEETIKLEARLGRDLPLNTSSSNQSDCVCDINSKSTAADALNVKLCECSDTTEQCKCRNNSSSSPVSQRPSGIEQTAISVRDKILQDFCEDTSQELNIGSDLITLVKHPSCSPRSTPQRLPADLKTTTTAWSLPILTPPSDILRTRNSESSHRTQIQRTNSNGQQSSSSSSQSTSASDNSVASINSPLQSVSISSPSSSYSSRLMSPPIATRSFRHPSPRKRSNLHSPPPVVNPSQSTRTTRATHKLILEAEKAYEFTDETQETTCEKLSSFRKRRLADKKYEFCDETEDAENIVPFKHIRDQSKHRGACSIHLISSSPAMSPAVLPNGRRHWLDSDQGESDEFNLAQDIANDLSNPESAEKNVLRPLNQNQLSNGSVRDRDRVGKCCPNFSPLVPKNNLQYPLIKCTARFKRSYIELDDEMISVITDVEDEETGGYVSYQCVLPMLVHGSGYVQMQMISNSKAEKQIVPCVSITQLSFDIETFSHHIADWICTRFKKKYWHCSDYDIEMIDVCALTGDIICLHIMKIQASELCSQTQCNTQERKQYEVGCKFTWNIETSDYRITDVLSMEEVKPESWKPNLINLPNFRSQLWNPTRRLATQLREKIQQPYAHTVRFLHNEMSLAGESITKLTDLDNLVQFYLTPIERTNDALIE from the exons atggcgGACGCGTCGTCTTCCGACACTACCTCAGACTGTTGCAATGAGTGTTTCTCTGACATTACGTCGGAAAAATCCGAGTTCGTCGTGGTGGGACGCAAGCCGTGTCCGTCGCATCGACGTAGCAAGAGGAATTTTCTGCAGAAGCTGCGGATAAGGGAG aTAAGGGGATGTCTGTCGGCGCACAATTATGCACCAGAGGAAAGACTGTTTACAACTGTACCTAAGTGGCGACATTTGTCTCTCTTACATATAATTCCAAAATCAGCACTTGAAGCAGg GCACATTGTTATGGGATTGACTCAGTGCGGTCAATTTTTgctcacatatacatacatggtGGAAGTGAACAGTAATACGTCCttgtttaaatatctattacatTGGTGGGCTTTCACACCAAACCGTGTCGCTCGCAAAGTTGCTGAAGTTACGTTGTTTGgcaattattcaatttatagaGAATTAAGCATAGTTATATCGCAATGGCCAATGGAGCGAAATAAGCTTGTAATACACGGCCTCTg TACAAATTTCTTACATTTACAATCGACTGATAGAGCATATTTAACTGTAACAACGGTACCGTCTCTGGAGAATTGCAAGGATTGCCTGAAGGTCGCTGCGTCATATGAGGAAGAAGGTGAAG AATTAGCTGCGAATTGGGACTGCTGCGTGCGATGTAACTGCTTGCAACACGGTCTCACAGTTCATACAACATACGAAGTCATCTCACCGTATCCGAAATTTCGAGCTAAAGTGTGTTTAAATTATTGGAATCACGTGGTGGTCAATACGGGAAACTTTCTGCACGTTCTCAGAGTAGATTTGAATATACCCAAATCGAAGAATCAGAAGACGTGCGAAAAAGCGAATACCTCTGATTCCATAGTTCCGGATACAATCCCGCTGGATATGAGTGACGTCGAGGAGACGGATTATTCGACGAGGACAGAACGATATGAAAGTTCAGACGAAAAGATGGGCACGCTGGAGTGCCCACTCGACCGATCTCCAAAATGCGACTCCAGCCTAGAACACGACTTTCTAGAAGAAACAATTAAGTTAGAAGCGAGATTGGGACGTGATTTACCGTTAAATACCTCAAGCAGCAATCAAAGCGACTGTGTCTGTGATATAAATAGTAAGTCTACCGCTGCCGATGCTTTAAACGTTAAGTTATGCGAATGCTCGGATACGACCGAGCAATGCAAGTGCCGAAATAATAGCAGCAGCAGCCCCGTCTCGCAGCGACCGAGTGGCATCGAACAAACGGCTATCTCGGTCCGAGACAAGATCTTGCAAGATTTTTGCGAGGACACATCGCAGGAATTGAATATCGGCAGCGATCTGATCACGCTGGTGAAACATCCGTCGTGTTCGCCGCGTTCGACGCCGCAGAGACTGCCCGCTGATCTCAAGACGACGACAACGGCATGGTCGTTGCCGATACTCACTCCACCGTCGGATATTCTGCGCACTCGCAATTCGGAATCTAGTCACAGAACCCAGATCCAACGGACTAATAGTAACGGCCAACAATCCAGTTCTAGTTCGTCGCAATCCACAAGTGCTTCGGACAATTCCGTGGCTTCCATAAACTCGCCGTTGCAATCCGTTTCGATCAGTAGCCCATCGTCCTCATATTCGTCCCGCTTGATGTCACCGCCCATCGCGACCAGATCTTTTCGTCATCCGAGCCCGCGCAAAAGATCGAATCTACACTCGCCTCCGCCTGTCGTAAACCCGAGTCAGTCAACGAGAACAACGAGAGCGACACACAAACTCATCCTCGAAGCGGAGAAGGCGTACGAGTTTACCGATGAGACGCAGGAGACGACCTGTGAGAAGCTCAGCTCGTTCAGGAAACGCCGACTCGCCGACAAGAAGTACGAGTTTTGCGATGAGACGGAGGACGCAGAGAATATAGTTCCTTTCAAGCACATACGCGATCAATCCAAACATCGTGGCGCCTGTTCCATACATTTGATATCCTCTTCACCGGCAATGTCACCGGCCGTGTTGCCAAACGGCCGAAGGCACTGGCTCGATTCGGATCAAGGCGAATCGGATGAATTTAATCTTGCTCAAGATATAGCCAACGATTTGTCGAATCCCGAATCAG CTGAGAAAAATGTACTTCGACCATTGAATCAGAATCAATTGTCCAACGGAAGCGTGCGTGATAGAGATCGCGTCGGCAAGTGTTGCCCAAATTTTTCACCTTTGGTTCCTAAAAATAACTTGCAATATCCTTTGATAAAGTGCACTGCACGGTTCAAACGGAGCTACATAGAGCTTGACGACGAAATGATATCAGTGATTACGGATGTAGAAG ATGAGGAGACAGGAGGATATGTAAGTTACCAATGCGTACTTCCAATGCTTGTACATGGTTCCGGATATGTCCAAATGCAGATGATCAGCAATAGTAAAGCAGAaaaacag ATAGTGCCGTGTGTCTCTATAACTCAATTGAGTTTCGACATCGAGACCTTCTCTCATCATATAGCGGACTGGATTTGCACAAGATTCAAAAAGAAGTATTGGCATTGCAGCGATTATGATATCGAAATGATCGATGTGTGTGCACTTACTGgagatattatatgtttacacATAATGAAGATCCAGGCAAGTGAGTTATGCAGCCAAACGCAATG TAATACGCAAGAGAGAAAGCAATACGAAGTCGGATGTAAGTTCACATGGAACATCGAAACGAGCGACTACAGAATAACGGATGTGTTGTCGATGGAGGAGGTAAAGCCGGAATCCTGGAAGCcgaatcttataaatttaccAAATTTTCGTAGCCAGTTGTGGAATCCGACGCGTCGTTTGGCTACGCAATTACGTGAAAAGATTCAACAACCGTACGCGCATACCGTACGTTTTCTGCACAACGAGATGAGTTTAGCAG GCGAGTCTATCACAAAACTGACTGATCTGGACAATTTGGTGCAGTTTTATCTAACGCCGATAGAACGAACGAACGACGCCTTAATAGAGTGA